The following are encoded in a window of Thermoplasmatales archaeon genomic DNA:
- a CDS encoding HU family DNA-binding protein, protein MVGISELAKTVSKKTNTTQKVSRNVIKTFLNSVISEADRNSKINLAGFGIFERKTQKARKARNPQTKNIINVPSKKKFVFRASSKIKYK, encoded by the coding sequence ATGGTAGGAATTAGTGAGCTAGCAAAAACAGTTTCGAAAAAGACGAACACGACACAAAAGGTTTCAAGGAATGTCATAAAGACCTTTCTGAACAGCGTAATTTCAGAGGCTGACAGGAACAGCAAAATTAACCTTGCTGGGTTTGGCATCTTTGAAAGAAAGACACAGAAAGCCAGAAAGGCAAGAAACCCCCAGACAAAGAACATCATAAATGTGCCGTCTAAGAAGAAATTTGTTTTCAGAGCTTCAAGCAAAATAAAATACAAATAA
- a CDS encoding DNA primase translates to MIKAKISTDGVVEKPDVVGAIFGQSEGLLGDELDLRDLQKGGKIGRIEVDIDSKKGRTEGVIFIPSGLDKVESSILAASLETIDRIGPCKARVEIESIEDVRVQRRQKIIERAEDLYKKMNDRSKTVSESLVASVREEVEKGDIISYGEEKLPAGPAINDSDSIIVVEGRSDILNLLKYGIKNTIAVQGTNIPKTVQKISRERTVTVFLDGDRGGDLILKEMLQVAEVDFVARAPPGTEVEELTYKQIVKALRYKTPIEQYLSMKGMSEELKELSERNAQETSQKPTKKAEDNQKGQQKPKETETSEDLQVTEANDTPTQETDNPNGSFSLSDPRAIARKGMALAKEKLTEIYDAQGTVLGTFQIPEAVDKMASIQNANTLITGGVISQRMIDVAYRIGIKNIYGARVGLITKKPIDVRIAPWDHR, encoded by the coding sequence ATGATCAAAGCAAAAATTTCAACGGATGGTGTGGTTGAGAAACCGGATGTAGTTGGCGCGATATTTGGACAGTCTGAAGGCCTTCTTGGCGATGAACTTGATCTTCGTGATCTCCAGAAAGGAGGAAAGATCGGGAGAATAGAAGTCGACATAGATAGCAAGAAAGGCAGAACAGAAGGAGTGATTTTTATCCCCTCCGGACTTGACAAGGTAGAAAGTTCTATATTGGCTGCATCCCTTGAAACCATTGATCGTATCGGTCCATGCAAGGCGAGAGTGGAGATAGAGAGCATAGAGGATGTCCGCGTACAGAGAAGACAGAAGATCATTGAAAGGGCTGAAGACCTATACAAAAAAATGAATGACCGGAGTAAAACTGTAAGTGAGAGTCTTGTCGCAAGTGTGAGAGAGGAAGTTGAGAAGGGGGACATAATTTCCTACGGAGAGGAAAAACTCCCTGCAGGGCCTGCGATCAACGATTCTGATTCCATCATTGTTGTCGAAGGGAGGAGCGATATTCTAAATCTTCTTAAGTACGGCATTAAAAACACAATTGCAGTCCAGGGAACGAATATACCCAAAACCGTTCAGAAGATTTCAAGGGAAAGAACCGTTACCGTATTCCTCGATGGCGATAGGGGCGGGGACCTTATCCTTAAGGAAATGCTCCAGGTTGCAGAGGTTGATTTTGTTGCTCGTGCCCCTCCGGGAACTGAGGTTGAGGAGTTAACATATAAACAGATAGTCAAGGCGCTCAGGTACAAAACACCGATAGAGCAGTACCTTTCTATGAAAGGTATGTCCGAAGAACTAAAAGAACTGTCAGAGAGAAACGCACAGGAAACCTCACAAAAACCCACGAAGAAGGCAGAAGACAACCAGAAGGGACAGCAAAAACCCAAGGAAACTGAGACCTCAGAAGATCTTCAGGTTACCGAAGCAAATGATACCCCTACTCAAGAAACTGACAATCCTAACGGTAGCTTCAGCCTCTCGGATCCAAGAGCTATTGCTAGAAAGGGAATGGCCCTAGCAAAGGAAAAGCTCACAGAAATTTATGATGCACAGGGAACTGTTCTTGGAACATTCCAGATTCCTGAGGCAGTGGATAAGATGGCTAGTATACAGAACGCTAACACCCTGATCACAGGGGGAGTCATATCCCAAAGGATGATAGATGTAGCTTACAGGATTGGAATTAAGAATATATATGGGGCAAGGGTAGGTTTAATAACAAAGAAACCGATCGATGTGAGGATAGCACCATGGGATCACCGTTAG
- the speE gene encoding polyamine aminopropyltransferase, producing MKLIENWFSEMYSGNLELSFRVSDQLLSVKTDYQRIDVFDTYDFGKLLAIDGTVQLTERDEFVYHEMITMMPYYSSKGAPKSALVIGGGDGGAAGALLSIGLKKIVNVEIDKQVVEVSKKFFPSLYKSFKNPKVTLEIDDGVKYISSVKEKFDLIVIDSTDPVGPAEGLFEQNFYSKVKSVLSPGGIVVTQSGSPFYQPKAIKMAYQGLSATFKYARVYCAFIPTYPSGFWSFTMASDVQFVDNRENIKPGKYFNQDVYVGAPKLPQFVKDLIQTAVTQDKKKKSKSSRKK from the coding sequence GTGAAACTAATAGAAAATTGGTTCTCAGAAATGTACTCAGGTAATCTCGAATTGTCATTCAGGGTGAGCGATCAGTTGCTGTCTGTTAAAACAGATTATCAGCGGATTGACGTATTTGACACCTATGATTTTGGGAAGTTGTTGGCGATTGACGGAACTGTCCAGCTTACGGAAAGGGACGAATTCGTTTACCATGAGATGATAACAATGATGCCTTATTACTCATCAAAGGGCGCTCCAAAGTCTGCACTTGTAATCGGAGGCGGAGACGGTGGCGCTGCAGGTGCTCTCCTTTCCATTGGCCTCAAGAAGATCGTTAATGTTGAGATAGACAAGCAGGTCGTAGAGGTTTCAAAAAAATTCTTCCCCTCACTTTACAAGTCTTTTAAGAATCCAAAGGTAACATTGGAGATTGATGATGGGGTAAAGTACATTTCTTCCGTGAAAGAGAAATTTGACCTGATTGTGATAGATTCAACAGATCCAGTTGGCCCGGCAGAGGGACTCTTTGAACAAAACTTTTACTCAAAGGTCAAATCGGTTCTGTCACCTGGCGGTATAGTAGTGACCCAGTCCGGCTCCCCCTTCTATCAGCCAAAAGCCATCAAAATGGCCTATCAGGGACTATCGGCTACATTCAAATATGCAAGGGTTTATTGTGCATTTATTCCCACATATCCAAGTGGCTTCTGGTCATTCACCATGGCCTCCGACGTCCAGTTTGTCGATAATAGAGAGAACATAAAGCCAGGTAAATACTTCAATCAGGACGTATATGTCGGCGCACCGAAATTGCCGCAGTTCGTGAAGGATTTGATTCAGACCGCAGTCACACAAGACAAGAAAAAGAAAAGCAAAAGCAGTAGAAAAAAGTAA
- a CDS encoding TIM barrel protein, giving the protein MIRFGIAGIPLTSKGRTYVESVEDAHLLGMNALEVQLLRVNVEERPAAEYSGLRPVDVDSSIIVDILRQDKNGNYKSVGIDTVIEEADIVQELFWNMARNYDELKEGGDLADELDVELSMHAPYYMDMLSDQEIAIKSYNHLKWTLIIGRAMRARRVVTHTGFYNGSKKESLERSVKIYRAMSNECKPENGFPYIGVETSGKTEIFGTTAELIQLAKRVKSIEPILNFPHVHSITGGSLIEVSNFEALLSEFSKYAKSDLYTEFAGVEYDDHNELKLDAIKHGTLKFETLAEALLNYESDMTIISSSPLLEHDAQYMNIIYLRALSRKFAKKSSGKKAVA; this is encoded by the coding sequence ATGATTAGATTTGGTATTGCTGGTATTCCACTTACCAGTAAAGGAAGAACTTACGTGGAATCAGTGGAAGATGCGCACCTTCTTGGAATGAATGCTCTTGAGGTACAATTGCTCCGTGTAAATGTTGAAGAACGTCCTGCTGCCGAGTACAGTGGCCTTAGACCGGTGGACGTGGATTCATCCATAATCGTAGATATACTGAGACAGGATAAGAACGGGAATTACAAGAGTGTAGGAATTGACACGGTCATTGAAGAAGCGGACATCGTGCAGGAACTGTTCTGGAATATGGCCAGAAATTATGACGAACTGAAAGAGGGTGGCGATCTGGCAGACGAGCTTGATGTGGAACTCTCGATGCACGCTCCGTACTATATGGACATGCTGAGCGATCAGGAAATCGCAATCAAATCATATAACCACCTTAAGTGGACGCTGATCATTGGCCGCGCGATGAGGGCAAGAAGAGTCGTAACTCATACGGGCTTCTACAATGGGTCAAAAAAGGAGAGTCTTGAGCGAAGTGTGAAGATTTACAGGGCCATGAGCAACGAATGCAAACCAGAAAATGGATTTCCATACATAGGAGTAGAAACCTCCGGGAAAACTGAGATATTTGGAACGACCGCAGAGCTCATCCAACTTGCCAAAAGGGTAAAAAGTATAGAACCCATACTTAATTTTCCACATGTACATTCAATAACCGGCGGTAGTCTGATAGAGGTAAGCAACTTCGAAGCTTTGCTCTCCGAATTCTCAAAATATGCAAAATCTGATCTATACACAGAATTCGCTGGCGTAGAGTATGATGATCATAATGAGTTAAAGCTTGATGCGATAAAGCACGGGACCCTTAAATTCGAAACTTTAGCTGAAGCTCTTCTGAATTATGAATCTGATATGACTATCATATCAAGCTCGCCATTGTTGGAGCACGACGCTCAGTACATGAACATAATTTATCTGCGTGCTTTGTCACGCAAGTTCGCTAAGAAGAGCTCGGGCAAGAAGGCCGTTGCGTGA
- a CDS encoding DUF5611 family protein translates to MTREYPVKKSVKLSSDFILEVVKSFSDDARIDGDHVICSIPGLSVIDFTISSKKLVVGTESAKDNPDPMKTVKQFNQMIEKITGYSVKERKKIMSKL, encoded by the coding sequence ATGACTAGGGAATATCCAGTAAAAAAAAGTGTCAAGCTCTCTTCCGACTTCATTCTTGAAGTGGTAAAGTCTTTCTCTGATGACGCGAGGATAGACGGGGATCATGTAATTTGCAGTATCCCTGGGCTCTCGGTAATTGATTTTACCATTTCAAGCAAGAAATTAGTGGTTGGGACGGAGAGCGCAAAAGATAATCCGGATCCAATGAAAACTGTAAAACAATTTAATCAAATGATAGAAAAAATAACCGGTTATTCTGTTAAAGAAAGAAAAAAAATAATGTCAAAACTCTAA